The following are encoded together in the Lactuca sativa cultivar Salinas chromosome 1, Lsat_Salinas_v11, whole genome shotgun sequence genome:
- the LOC111880145 gene encoding putative disease resistance RPP13-like protein 1, with protein sequence MAEIVVSAVITVLCEKLLSGDLMKLAQSEGIDSKLKKWKQTLPIIQAVLTDAGHKQIKERAVQLWLNDLQDLAYDIDDVLDDLATEVGLRKLNQDFRDSTNTNKVLKFFANCYTNFGPRNFMYGREMSSKLDEITTRLLDLVDVKIGLGLDVNSNLERSNEKRLEQTSLVDESKIIGREGDKEVLMGKLLENNENVKIVSIVGMGGIGKTTLAKVLYNEEKVIEHFELMAWVCVSEEFNVFNICKAIFDGVGGENKSFSTLNDLHVALKKEINKKRFLVVLDDVWNEDHSKWELLQIPLQGGHGSKIMITARNTRVASVMDSDERYDLGLLSNDDALSLLAQHALGEKNFDKHTSLRLHGEGIVRKCGRLPLALKSLGRVLKTSRNGDEWGKLLNSEIWDIHDGSEILPALRLSYYHLPSHLKLLFAYCSLFPKDYVFRKNELVLLWMGEGFLSGSKGNMSKESLGHQYFEELKSRSFFQHSTNDKLGYAMHDLVNDLATSVAGEFFFRLDDNMDVSEMNETFEKFRHFSFIGSGGRSYRKLNELQRARCLRTFLLLSFGEQSYPSDNVIDKLLSELSFLRVLSLSKYVITKIPQSIGSLKHLRYLNFSHTPITCLPEEVGDLYNLQSLILHGCHHLSDLKKSFVKLINLRHLDIIDTPKLKNMPLGIGGLTSLQTLTKVIIEGDKNGFKISELKDLSDLEGEISLTSLEKVINPVEAKDANLHQKNGLDDLRMEWSDVFDDSRNEMIEYQVLEGLRPHYKLRELGIVFYMGSMFPSWVSDPAFDGLTELTLHGCRSKHLPTLGQLPSLEKLFVKGMNEVKTVGFELLAPDDSFLGIAFPSLEVLEFEDMKGWERWTSSCHDDDETAARSFPCLREISIKDCLKLAEVSIGLIPSLQVLHMKKGSKTVLKLVVGSSPKLEVYNCKNLASLLGDKEVNLGISMECLKEVKFDSSNTPESFNCPNSVESLEIRDCDSLTSLTFSMGHSDKGFGFDPLCCLTSLTFIRCKNLKSFCHEHLQSLPSLTNLHVFDCPSMDYSFPCGLWPPNLRKLMIGGLKKPMSEWGQQNFPSSLVNLGISGINNRGEVSFAVEENVMNTTTTSLPFILPQSLVSLSSFELYIPDSFSDAVEQLPYLENLIVWDCPYFDYEGDLASRKPHLKIRVFGH encoded by the coding sequence ATGGCTGAAATCGTTGTTAGTGCTGTCATCACTGTGCTGTGTGAGAAACTGCTCTCTGGTGATTTGATGAAGCTGGCTCAATCTGAAGGAATCGATTCTAAGCTGAAGAAATGGAAGCAAACCTTGCCCATAATCCAAGCGGTCCTTACTGATGCAGGCCATAAGCAGATAAAAGAGAGAGCTGTTCAGTTGTGGCTGAATGATCTCCAAGATTTAGCCTATGACATAGACGATGTACTCGATGATTTGGCAACCGAAGTTGGGTTACGCAAGTTGAATCAAGACTTTCGTGATAGCACCAACACTAATAAGGTATTGAAGTTCTTTGCAAATTGTTATACTAATTTTGGTCCTCGCAACTTTATGTATGGTCGTGAGATGAGCTCTAAGCTGGATGAGATTACAACCAGATTACTTGATCTTGTTGATGTGAAAATCGGTCTGGGTTTGGACGTTAATTCAAATCTTGAAAGGTCAAATGAAAAACGTTTGGAGCAAACTTCATTGGTTGATGAGTCCAAAATCATAGGTAGGGAAGGCGATAAAGAGGTATTGATGGGGAAGTTGTTGGAGAATAATGAAAATGTAAAGATAGTATCCATAGTTGGTATGGGTGGGATCGGAAAAACAACACTTGCGAAAGTTTTGTACAACGAGGAGAAAGTGATAGAGCATTTTGAACTCATGGCATGGGTTTGTGTTTCAGAAGAATTCAATGTCTTTAATATCTGCAAGGCTATTTTTGATGGTGTAGGTGGGGAGAACAAAAGCTTTTCTACTCTTAATGACCTTCATGTGGCTCTCAAAAAAGAAATCAATAAGAAAAGGTTCCTTGTTGTTCTAGACGATGTTTGGAATGAAGACCATAGCAAGTGGGAGCTCCTCCAAATCCCTCTTCAAGGGGGACATGGGAGTAAAATTATGATCACAGCAAGGAATACCAGGGTTGCATCGGTGATGGATTCTGATGAAAGATACGATCTTGGGCTTTTGTCAAATGATGATGCTCTATCTTTACTTGCCCAACATGCACTTGGTGAGAAAAACTTTGACAAACATACAAGCCTTAGATTACATGGTGAGGGTATTGTGAGAAAATGTGGTAGATTGCCTTTGGCTTTGAAATCACTTGGGAGAGTCTTGAAGACAAGTAGAAATGGTGATGAATGGGGAAAGCTGTTAAATAGTGAGATATGGGATATACATGATGGAAGTGAGATTCTTCCAGCTCTAAGACTAAGCTACTATCATCTCCCTTCGCATTTAAAGCTATTGTTTGCATACTGCTCATTATTTCCCAAAGACTATGTTTTTAGAAAGAATGAGTTAGTCCTGCTATGGATGGGAGAAGGATTTTTGTCGGGATCAAAAGGGAACATGTCAAAGGAAAGTTTAGGTCATCAGTATTTTGAAGAACTAAAGTCAAGGTCGTtttttcaacattcaacaaatgaCAAATTAGGTTATGCGATGCATGATCTTGTAAATGACTTGGCCACAAGCGTCGCAGGAGAATTTTTCTTTAGGCTAGATGATAACATGGATGTATCAGAGATGAATGAAACTTTTGAGAAGTTTCGACACTTTTCATTTATAGGTTCTGGAGGGAGATCATATAGAAAGCTTAACGAATTACAAAGAGCCAGATGCTTGCGGACATTCTTATTGTTGTCATTTGGAGAGCAAAGTTACCCATCAGACAATGTAATCGATAAATTACTTTCTGAACTATCATTCCTAAGAGTGTTAAGCTTATCTAAATATGTAATCACAAAGATACCACAATCCATTGGTAGTCTTAAGCATCTGCGATACCTTAATTTTTCTCATACTCCAATCACATGTTTGCCGGAAGAAGTGGGTGACCTTTATAACCTACAGAGCTTAATACTTCATGGGTGTCATCACTTATCTGACTTGaaaaaaagttttgtaaagttaaTAAACTTGCGACATCTAGACATTATTGATACCCCAAAGTTGAAGAATATGCCCTTAGGGATTGGTGGATTGACGAGTTTGCAAACTCTAACCAAAGTCATTATTGAAGGAGACAAAAACGGGTTCAAAATATCCGAGCTTAAGGACTTATCGGACCTTGAAGGCGAAATTTCCTTGACTAGTCTTGAAAAAGTGATTAATCCAGTGGAAGCAAAGGATGCCAACTTACATCAAAAGAATGGTCTTGATGATTTGCGTATGGAGTGGAGTGATGTATTTGATGATTCTCGGAATGAGATGATTGAATATCAAGTACTTGAAGGGTTGAGGCCTCATTATAAGTTAAGAGAACTTGGGATTGTCTTCTACATGGGATCGATGTTCCCTAGTTGGGTCAGTGATCCCGCATTTGATGGGTTAACAGAGCTTACATTACATGGTTGCAGAAGTAAACATTTACCAACGCTTGGGCAACTACCATCACTTGAAAAGTTGTTTGTTAAAGGGATGAATGAGGTGAAGACTGTGGGTTTCGAGTTACTTGCACCTGATGATTCTTTCCTTGGCATTGCATTTCCATCGCttgaagttttggaatttgaagatATGAAAGGTTGGGAGAGATGGACAAGTAGTTGtcatgatgatgatgaaacaGCTGCTAGATCGTTTCCTTGTCTTCGTGAGATTTCTATAAAAGATTGCTTAAAACTAGCTGAAGTGTCGATTGGCTTGATACCATCACTTCAGGTTTTACACATGAAAAAAGGTTCAAAAACAGTGTTGAAACTCGTAGTTGGGAGTTCCCCGAAGTTGGAGGTATATAATTGTAAAAACTTGGCATCATTATTAGGAGACAAAGAGGTTAACTTGGGGATTAGCATGGAATGTCTTAAAGAAGTGAAATTTGATAGCTCTAATACACCGGAGAGTTTTAATTGTCCAAATAGTGTTGAAAGTTTGGAAATCCGTGATTGTGATTCGTTGACTTCCTTGACATTCTCAATGGGGCACTCCGACAAAGGTTTTGGTTTTGATCCCTTGTGTTGCCTAACATCTCTAACGTTCATTAGATGCAAGAATCTTAAGTCATTTTGTCATGAGCATTTGCAAAGTCTCCCATCTTTGACGAATTTGCATGTATTTGATTGTCCAAGTATGGATTACTCGTTTCCTTGTGGGTTGTGGCCTCCTAATTTAAGAAAACTGATGATAGGAGGGTTGAAAAAGCCTATGTCGGA